One part of the uncultured Bacteroides sp. genome encodes these proteins:
- a CDS encoding RagB/SusD family nutrient uptake outer membrane protein has protein sequence MKKIKYLAVAAVTVLFSSCNDFLDTENLTQKDTSNYPQTLIDAKQVVAGVYNNLSVVNANPQYSFLYASELACDDRLGGGGENDKLMQALDLMMNFGSSMLEQFWKDRYAGIFRANTAIETLGNCSGYENDDQKNQMIGEAYFLRAFYYYELASYFEKVPLVVSSSPENKAQSTPDETWGQIISDLKSAIELMPNKKFGSNWVESGHVDKWTAEAMMARAFLFYTGFYEKSEVTLPDGSIVTKDNVITWIDDCVNNSGYSLVPDFRNLWAYSNRLTKEDYGYTKGKGLKWVEDDNAVNPESMFAIKYSKFASWSTTIGYSNGYALHMAIRGGQDLGKTFPFGQGWGAGPVAPNLWKDWVSAEPNDMRREASICNIPVELPNYTKGGWTDFVQETDYYAKKWSPITAKKTEDNKYWETFEQNMYDYSTVNFQLSNIHDLVLIRFADALLMQSELKKEVSGINKVRARAGLPSISGYTDDVLRNERRWELCFEGTRWNDIRRWHIAETALAKQDNQPTYYKGVTDKNATTNNGGGYASRYKATSGGFFPIPETEISLSNGVLKQNSGWGTSNVEYSGWK, from the coding sequence ATGAAAAAAATTAAATATTTAGCAGTAGCTGCAGTAACAGTACTGTTCTCAAGCTGTAATGATTTTCTGGATACGGAAAATTTGACACAGAAAGATACTTCTAATTACCCCCAAACACTAATTGATGCGAAACAAGTAGTAGCTGGTGTCTATAACAATTTGAGTGTTGTAAATGCAAATCCACAATATTCTTTCCTTTACGCATCAGAACTTGCTTGCGATGACCGACTTGGTGGTGGTGGTGAGAATGATAAGCTAATGCAGGCGCTAGACTTGATGATGAATTTCGGTTCAAGTATGCTTGAACAGTTTTGGAAAGATCGTTATGCTGGTATTTTCCGTGCGAACACAGCTATTGAAACATTGGGAAACTGTAGTGGCTACGAAAACGACGATCAAAAGAATCAGATGATTGGTGAGGCTTATTTCCTCCGCGCTTTCTATTATTATGAGTTAGCTTCTTACTTTGAAAAAGTACCTTTGGTTGTATCTTCTAGTCCCGAAAATAAGGCTCAATCTACTCCTGATGAAACATGGGGACAAATTATTTCTGACTTGAAATCTGCAATCGAATTGATGCCAAATAAGAAATTTGGAAGTAATTGGGTAGAATCTGGCCATGTTGATAAATGGACTGCTGAGGCTATGATGGCACGTGCTTTCCTTTTCTACACAGGTTTCTATGAAAAATCAGAAGTTACACTTCCTGATGGAAGTATCGTTACAAAAGATAATGTTATCACTTGGATTGACGATTGTGTAAATAACTCAGGTTATTCATTGGTTCCGGATTTTCGTAATTTGTGGGCCTATTCTAATAGGTTAACTAAAGAAGATTACGGCTATACAAAAGGCAAAGGCTTGAAATGGGTTGAAGATGATAATGCAGTTAACCCTGAATCTATGTTTGCTATTAAATATTCTAAGTTTGCAAGCTGGAGTACAACTATTGGTTATTCTAATGGATATGCTCTTCATATGGCTATCCGTGGTGGTCAGGATCTTGGTAAAACATTTCCTTTTGGACAAGGTTGGGGTGCTGGTCCTGTAGCTCCTAATTTATGGAAAGACTGGGTTAGTGCTGAGCCAAATGATATGCGTCGTGAAGCCTCTATTTGTAATATTCCTGTTGAATTACCTAATTATACCAAAGGTGGTTGGACTGACTTTGTTCAGGAAACTGATTATTATGCAAAGAAGTGGTCTCCTATTACCGCCAAGAAAACTGAAGATAATAAATACTGGGAAACATTCGAACAGAATATGTATGATTATTCAACAGTCAATTTTCAACTTTCAAATATTCATGACCTAGTCCTAATTCGTTTTGCTGATGCATTATTGATGCAATCTGAGTTGAAGAAGGAAGTATCAGGTATTAATAAAGTACGTGCTCGTGCCGGATTGCCTTCTATTAGCGGTTATACAGATGATGTTTTACGTAATGAACGTCGTTGGGAACTTTGTTTCGAAGGTACTCGTTGGAATGATATTCGCCGTTGGCATATTGCTGAAACAGCTTTGGCCAAGCAAGATAACCAACCAACTTACTATAAAGGAGTGACTGATAAAAATGCTACAACAAATAATGGTGGTGGATATGCTTCGCGTTATAAAGCAACAAGTGGTGGTTTCTTCCCAATTCCAGAAACTGAAATATCTTTGTCAAATGGTGTATTGAAACAAAATTCAGGTTGGGGAACTAGTAATGTAGAATATTCTGGTTGGAAATAA
- a CDS encoding TonB-dependent receptor has translation MKNIMLFLMALVMSCHVMAQQNRITGTVTDKKDGLGMPGVNVLVKGTTSGTITDMNGNFSLNFSGKDAVLVVSCVGYKSVELRVKGDQKSVNVVIEENSELLDEVVVVGYGVQKKKLVTGATVQVKGDDLQKLSTTNALSAMQSQSPGVTITQSSGQPGEGFKVNIRGLGTTGDSAPLYVIDGVAGGNISNLNPADIESIDVLKDAASAAIYGARAANGVILVTTKQGKSGKIQVSYDGYYGVQNVYKMPSLLNAKEYTAIMDEVNFNEGLELYDWKTILGDKYDAVMNGTWKGTNWLDAMRNEDAPIQNHSVNIAGGSDISKFSLGVSYTSQEGIFGKPVQSDYERTTVRLNSDHVIYKANDMDIVKFGETLNYNYAVKSGIGIGNQYWNDISNMLRIMPIMPVYDANGNYFDMYDKDAMGLTQYDSSAANPIADMVYERGKNTSKSHNLNMSAYLQIQPIKNLFLKSQFGYKMSASTYRSYKPTYTLSTTTQNTVSSVTQNSSMGWSFTWENTLNYKFNINSDHHFDALVGQSLEKSGMGENLSATNGDLLFYDYKHAYLDNSQGIKSGQTTVGGSPWGQGRLVSFFGRVNYDWKETYMASLVMRADASSNFARGNRWGYFPSASLGWVLSNESFMESTKNWLDFLKLRASWGQNGNCNISNFQYLSTVSFDDTAAYSFGNNKDSQTTGGYANILPNPDVKWETSEQLDLGFDANILSSRLRVAFDWYNKKTKDWLVVAPQLASYGTGAPYINGGDVENKGFELALGWNDKIGKDFTYGINANLSYNKNEVTRIANSEGIIHGVENVLSQGTTEMYRAQVGKPIGYFYGYKTAGIFQNQADIDAWKAAGNGILQSNPQPGDVKFVDLNQDGKITANEDKTDIGNPHPDYTLGLGLNFGYKGFDLNIAAHGAFGQQIAKSYRKFVDGRHENYTTEVYQRWHGEGTSNKMPRLTAGSNINYQSISDIYIENGDFVKIQNITLGYDFKKLFPKMCLSQARLFVTAENLFTITGYSGMDPEIGYDGGTNSWASGIDIGFYPSPRTYLVGVSLKF, from the coding sequence ATGAAAAACATCATGTTGTTTTTAATGGCACTTGTAATGAGTTGTCATGTCATGGCGCAGCAAAACCGAATTACCGGTACAGTTACCGATAAAAAGGACGGTTTAGGGATGCCTGGCGTAAATGTTCTAGTGAAAGGAACCACTAGTGGGACCATAACAGACATGAATGGAAATTTCTCCTTGAATTTTTCCGGAAAAGATGCTGTTTTGGTTGTTTCTTGTGTAGGCTACAAATCTGTAGAGCTACGTGTAAAAGGTGATCAAAAATCAGTCAACGTAGTTATAGAAGAAAATTCTGAATTACTTGACGAGGTGGTTGTAGTTGGTTATGGTGTTCAGAAAAAGAAACTGGTAACCGGTGCTACAGTTCAGGTTAAAGGTGATGATCTTCAGAAACTAAGTACAACAAATGCTCTTTCTGCTATGCAGAGTCAGAGTCCGGGTGTAACTATTACTCAAAGCTCTGGTCAACCGGGTGAAGGGTTTAAAGTAAACATTCGTGGTTTGGGTACAACAGGTGATTCAGCTCCTCTTTATGTTATCGATGGTGTTGCTGGTGGTAATATTAGCAATCTTAATCCAGCAGATATTGAGTCTATTGACGTTTTAAAAGATGCTGCTTCAGCAGCTATATATGGTGCTCGTGCTGCCAATGGAGTAATTCTGGTTACAACTAAACAAGGTAAATCAGGAAAAATTCAGGTAAGTTACGATGGATACTATGGTGTGCAGAACGTCTATAAAATGCCTTCTTTGCTTAATGCAAAAGAGTATACGGCTATTATGGATGAAGTTAATTTTAATGAAGGACTTGAACTTTATGATTGGAAAACGATCTTGGGAGACAAATATGATGCAGTTATGAATGGCACTTGGAAAGGTACTAACTGGTTGGATGCAATGCGTAATGAAGATGCTCCAATTCAAAATCATTCTGTTAATATTGCGGGTGGTAGTGATATTTCTAAATTCTCTCTGGGTGTGTCTTATACTTCTCAAGAAGGTATTTTTGGTAAACCAGTTCAATCTGATTATGAACGTACTACTGTAAGACTTAATTCCGATCATGTTATTTATAAAGCAAATGACATGGATATAGTTAAATTTGGTGAGACTCTGAATTATAATTATGCAGTGAAAAGTGGTATTGGTATTGGAAATCAATATTGGAATGATATTTCAAATATGCTGAGAATTATGCCTATAATGCCTGTTTATGATGCAAATGGAAATTATTTCGATATGTATGATAAAGATGCGATGGGATTAACTCAATATGATTCTAGTGCTGCCAATCCTATTGCAGATATGGTTTATGAACGTGGTAAAAATACATCAAAAAGTCATAATCTGAATATGTCTGCTTATTTGCAGATTCAACCTATTAAGAATTTGTTTCTTAAATCTCAGTTTGGTTATAAAATGAGTGCAAGCACTTATCGTTCTTATAAACCAACATATACTCTTTCAACTACTACGCAGAACACTGTCTCTTCTGTAACTCAAAATAGTAGTATGGGATGGAGTTTTACTTGGGAAAATACATTGAACTATAAGTTCAATATTAATAGTGATCATCACTTTGATGCTTTAGTTGGTCAATCTCTTGAGAAATCAGGTATGGGTGAAAATCTTTCAGCTACAAACGGAGATTTGCTTTTTTATGATTATAAGCATGCTTATTTGGATAATTCACAGGGTATTAAGAGCGGCCAGACAACCGTGGGTGGTTCTCCTTGGGGACAAGGTCGTTTAGTGTCTTTCTTCGGCCGTGTTAACTATGACTGGAAAGAAACTTATATGGCTTCTCTTGTAATGCGTGCTGATGCTTCTTCAAACTTTGCCCGTGGCAATAGATGGGGATACTTCCCATCAGCATCATTAGGTTGGGTTCTTTCTAACGAAAGCTTTATGGAATCAACAAAGAATTGGTTAGATTTTCTTAAACTTCGTGCAAGTTGGGGACAAAATGGTAACTGTAATATTTCTAATTTCCAATATTTATCTACTGTATCTTTCGATGATACTGCAGCTTACTCTTTTGGCAACAACAAAGATTCACAAACAACAGGTGGTTATGCAAATATTCTTCCTAATCCAGATGTTAAATGGGAAACCTCAGAACAGCTTGATTTAGGTTTTGATGCAAATATTTTAAGTTCTCGCTTACGTGTAGCGTTCGACTGGTATAATAAAAAAACAAAAGACTGGTTAGTAGTTGCTCCTCAATTGGCTTCTTATGGAACAGGCGCACCTTATATTAATGGTGGTGATGTTGAAAATAAAGGTTTTGAACTAGCATTGGGATGGAATGATAAAATTGGAAAGGACTTTACTTATGGTATTAATGCAAACCTTTCTTATAATAAAAATGAAGTTACTCGCATTGCTAACTCTGAAGGAATTATCCATGGTGTTGAAAATGTATTGAGTCAAGGAACTACTGAAATGTATCGTGCGCAAGTTGGTAAACCAATTGGTTACTTTTACGGATATAAAACAGCAGGTATCTTCCAAAATCAGGCAGATATTGATGCTTGGAAAGCTGCTGGAAACGGTATTCTTCAGTCTAACCCTCAACCAGGTGATGTGAAATTTGTAGATTTAAACCAAGATGGGAAGATTACTGCGAATGAAGATAAGACAGATATCGGTAATCCTCATCCAGACTATACTTTAGGATTAGGTTTGAACTTTGGTTATAAAGGTTTTGATTTGAATATTGCTGCTCATGGAGCATTTGGTCAGCAGATTGCAAAATCATATCGTAAGTTTGTTGATGGTCGTCATGAAAACTATACTACAGAAGTTTATCAACGTTGGCATGGTGAAGGTACTTCTAATAAAATGCCTCGTTTGACCGCTGGATCAAACATTAATTACCAAAGTATTTCTGATATTTATATTGAAAATGGTGATTTTGTAAAAATTCAGAATATTACTCTAGGTTATGATTTTAAGAAGCTTTTCCCAAAAATGTGTCTTTCTCAAGCTCGTTTGTTTGTAACTGCTGAGAACCTATTTACTATAACAGGTTATTCTGGAATGGATCCTGAGATTGGTTATGATGGAGGTACAAATAGTTGGGCATCAGGAATTGATATTGGTTTCTATCCAAGCCCAAGAACTTATTTAGTAGGTGTAAGTCTTAAATTTTAA
- a CDS encoding acetylxylan esterase, producing MFLYNIRKGLVCLFFVSLSISLSAQSDKELGGLSYKVKQTNDWVFYSPQNPEIQIMVKNTRKDAAKATLNLQVTTDDFKPVHRFAQSISLSKGDSTEADFSFSVPAPGFYRCTVTQEVDGKMNEIKKFNIGYEPEYIVSLPDNKTDFRKFWDESLAELAKVAPEYKLTLIPDSSTNQRKLYKVSMKSFGGVEISGYYCTPVKKGKYPAIISYMGYGSKPWSPKPNDNPGFVEFVLSVRGQGLQQPTNIYGDWITYGMQSKEDYYYRGAFMDLVRAIDFVASRPEVNTKNIFAEGGSQGGAFTMAACALDHRIAAAAPFIPFLSDYPDYFKIVHWPGDAVKAALAKQSSISETQLYDMLSYFDIKNLAGWIKCPIIMASGLQDEVCPPHTNFSGYNRISTEKEYIINPTYGHDVPSSWWNIRMEFFKRHMK from the coding sequence ATGTTTTTATATAATATAAGGAAAGGTTTGGTTTGTTTGTTTTTTGTTAGTCTCTCAATCTCTTTATCTGCTCAGTCAGATAAAGAGTTAGGGGGCCTATCTTACAAGGTAAAGCAAACAAACGATTGGGTATTCTATTCACCTCAGAATCCTGAAATACAGATTATGGTGAAAAATACCAGGAAAGATGCAGCAAAAGCTACACTAAATCTGCAAGTAACTACGGATGATTTCAAACCAGTACATCGGTTTGCACAATCTATCTCTCTCAGTAAAGGCGATTCTACCGAGGCCGATTTCTCTTTTTCTGTTCCGGCTCCCGGTTTCTACCGTTGTACCGTAACTCAGGAAGTAGATGGGAAAATGAATGAAATTAAGAAGTTTAATATCGGTTATGAACCGGAATATATTGTCTCTTTACCCGATAACAAAACCGATTTCCGTAAATTCTGGGATGAAAGTCTGGCTGAACTGGCTAAGGTTGCACCTGAATATAAACTAACCCTGATCCCCGATTCTTCAACTAATCAGCGTAAATTATATAAGGTTAGTATGAAATCTTTCGGAGGTGTGGAAATCTCCGGATATTATTGTACTCCGGTTAAAAAAGGAAAATATCCGGCAATCATTAGTTATATGGGCTATGGTTCCAAACCTTGGTCACCAAAACCTAACGATAATCCTGGGTTTGTAGAATTTGTATTATCAGTTCGCGGACAGGGATTGCAGCAACCAACCAATATTTACGGAGATTGGATTACTTATGGCATGCAGTCAAAAGAAGATTATTACTATCGTGGTGCTTTTATGGATTTGGTCCGTGCAATAGACTTTGTTGCTTCACGTCCCGAAGTAAATACAAAAAATATTTTCGCAGAAGGGGGTAGTCAGGGTGGCGCGTTCACAATGGCAGCTTGTGCGCTCGATCACCGTATTGCAGCAGCAGCTCCGTTTATTCCTTTCCTTTCAGATTATCCCGATTATTTTAAGATTGTTCATTGGCCGGGTGATGCGGTTAAAGCAGCTTTGGCAAAACAGTCATCAATAAGTGAAACCCAGCTGTATGATATGCTATCTTATTTTGATATAAAGAATCTGGCAGGTTGGATTAAGTGCCCTATAATAATGGCTTCAGGCTTGCAGGATGAAGTTTGTCCCCCTCATACAAATTTCTCTGGTTATAATCGTATCAGTACTGAAAAAGAATACATTATTAATCCCACCTATGGGCATGATGTACCTTCTTCTTGGTGGAATATTCGTATGGAATTCTTTAAAAGGCATATGAAATAA
- a CDS encoding glycoside hydrolase family 27 protein has protein sequence MKKYFLLFSLLCFCCLSSVKAQKYEELAKTPPMGWNSWNKFACDINEEIIRGVADKMVESGLRDAGYVYLNLDDCWHGKRDSLGFITADPVKFPSGIKALADYIHSKGLKIGIYSDAGRQTCGGRPGSLGHEYQDALTYAKWGIDYLKYDWCNTEDVNPIGAYNLMRDALRAAGRPILFSMCEWGNSKPWTWAKDTGHMWRTTGDIFNCFDCVDEHPGWKAFGVLQILDMQEGLRKYAGPGHWNDPDMLEVGNGQKVNQDRAHFSMWCMLAAPLILGNDIRNMSDETKAIIMNKDVIAIDQDTLGVQGLKVASQDGIEVWLKPLAGGDWAFCLLNRSTVDKEFDIHWQKFNIDDEISKRSTNFYNTTYVIKNLWTKKVEGSTKKDKKVSVPAQDVLLYRLSIAK, from the coding sequence ATGAAAAAGTATTTTCTTTTATTCTCTCTGCTTTGTTTCTGTTGTCTCAGTTCTGTGAAAGCGCAGAAGTATGAGGAATTGGCAAAGACTCCTCCTATGGGATGGAATAGCTGGAATAAATTTGCCTGCGATATCAATGAAGAGATTATTCGTGGTGTTGCCGACAAAATGGTAGAATCCGGACTGCGCGATGCAGGATATGTTTATTTAAACTTGGACGATTGCTGGCATGGTAAACGCGATAGTCTGGGATTTATCACTGCCGATCCGGTGAAATTCCCTTCGGGCATTAAAGCTTTAGCCGATTATATTCACTCTAAAGGTTTAAAAATTGGTATCTATTCGGATGCGGGCAGACAAACTTGCGGTGGTCGTCCAGGAAGCTTAGGTCACGAATATCAGGATGCACTTACTTATGCAAAATGGGGAATAGATTATCTGAAATATGACTGGTGCAATACCGAAGATGTAAATCCGATTGGTGCTTATAACCTGATGAGGGATGCTCTTCGTGCTGCCGGACGTCCTATTCTGTTTAGCATGTGTGAATGGGGAAATAGTAAACCATGGACATGGGCAAAAGATACCGGACACATGTGGCGTACTACCGGTGATATTTTTAATTGCTTCGATTGTGTTGACGAACATCCGGGATGGAAAGCTTTTGGTGTATTACAGATTCTGGATATGCAGGAAGGGCTTCGTAAATATGCCGGTCCCGGACATTGGAACGATCCGGATATGCTGGAAGTTGGTAACGGGCAAAAAGTAAATCAGGACCGTGCGCATTTTTCAATGTGGTGCATGCTTGCAGCTCCCCTGATTTTAGGAAATGATATTCGTAATATGTCCGACGAGACAAAAGCAATCATCATGAATAAAGATGTTATAGCTATTGATCAGGATACTCTTGGCGTTCAAGGTTTAAAGGTTGCTTCACAAGATGGAATTGAAGTTTGGTTGAAACCACTTGCCGGAGGCGATTGGGCATTCTGCTTACTCAACCGCTCTACTGTAGATAAAGAATTCGATATTCATTGGCAGAAATTTAACATTGATGATGAAATTTCTAAACGATCAACTAATTTTTATAATACCACCTATGTAATAAAGAATTTGTGGACAAAAAAAGTTGAAGGAAGTACCAAAAAAGATAAAAAAGTATCAGTGCCGGCTCAGGATGTACTTTTATACAGATTATCAATAGCAAAATAA
- a CDS encoding beta-mannosidase — protein MLNGSPYYYIGTNFWYGAILGSEGEGGNRARLNKELDYLKSIGINNLRVLVGADGENGIRSKVEPTLQKSPGVYNDTILAGLDYLLYQMGKRKMYAVLYLNNSWEWTGGYSQYLQWAGYGKAPVPAIDGWPAYMAFVKQFPKSDSAKKLFHNYVNDIIGRTNRYTKKKYVDDPYIMSWQIGNEPRAFADENKEPFALWIADVAAQIKSLDKNHMVSTGSEGKHGCEQDINLFERIHADKNVDYMNIHLWPYNWSWVTKDSLSEKLQSAKEKTKKYIFEHLAVAKKHHKPLVMEEFGFPRDGFKFSKESTTNSRDSFYKYVFELIIADKKAGGPFAGCNFWGWGGFANPSKEHIYWQKGDDYCGDPAQEEQGLNSVFASDKSTVKIIKESVLKFK, from the coding sequence ATGCTGAACGGTTCACCTTATTATTATATAGGTACTAATTTCTGGTATGGAGCCATTCTTGGTTCTGAAGGTGAAGGTGGAAATCGTGCACGATTGAATAAGGAACTCGATTATTTAAAATCAATAGGTATTAATAATCTCCGGGTATTGGTTGGAGCTGATGGAGAGAATGGTATCAGATCTAAAGTAGAACCAACCCTGCAAAAGTCTCCCGGAGTATATAATGATACTATATTAGCCGGACTGGATTATTTATTATATCAAATGGGGAAACGAAAAATGTATGCCGTTCTTTATTTGAATAATTCATGGGAGTGGACCGGAGGATACTCACAATATCTTCAATGGGCGGGATATGGTAAGGCTCCTGTTCCGGCAATTGACGGATGGCCTGCATATATGGCTTTTGTGAAACAGTTTCCAAAGTCCGACTCTGCAAAAAAACTATTCCATAATTATGTAAATGATATCATTGGCAGAACCAACCGTTATACAAAGAAAAAATATGTAGACGATCCGTACATCATGTCCTGGCAGATAGGAAATGAGCCACGTGCTTTTGCTGATGAAAACAAAGAACCATTTGCACTATGGATTGCCGACGTGGCCGCCCAGATAAAAAGTCTGGATAAAAACCACATGGTGTCTACCGGAAGCGAAGGAAAGCATGGATGTGAACAGGATATTAATCTTTTTGAAAGAATTCATGCCGATAAGAATGTAGATTATATGAATATTCACCTGTGGCCTTATAACTGGAGCTGGGTAACAAAAGACAGTCTTTCCGAGAAACTTCAGTCGGCTAAGGAAAAAACAAAGAAATATATATTCGAACATCTGGCAGTAGCTAAAAAACACCACAAACCTTTGGTGATGGAAGAATTTGGATTTCCACGCGATGGCTTTAAGTTCTCCAAAGAAAGTACAACCAACTCTCGTGATTCATTTTATAAATACGTATTCGAGCTGATTATAGCAGATAAGAAAGCCGGAGGTCCTTTTGCCGGATGCAATTTCTGGGGATGGGGAGGCTTTGCCAATCCTTCAAAGGAACATATTTACTGGCAAAAAGGAGACGATTATTGTGGAGATCCGGCTCAGGAAGAACAAGGGTTGAACTCTGTCTTTGCATCAGATAAATCTACTGTGAAAATAATTAAAGAATCTGTCCTGAAATTTAAGTAG
- a CDS encoding metallophosphoesterase: protein MKRCLFVVMFVVCLCPNLLGRGCPLSGEAIKIAVLSDVHLQDTSYVRSMDAQLHSTRLYNENYFAFISALDDIAKRNIHYVLLPGDQTDDGQLINVRKVREILNTYSTRYNMHFFMMTGNHDPARPFSNNDQGEMKKLGYKEIHNEWASFGFYPQKEYLFWATPFSTYTYENYSYDEAVKQADWSKRTYAFENKKPVVQDGSYLVEPVKGLWILAIDASVYYPQTTEGDSILTFEGARSVYNEGFKAKPYLLPWITKVAAQAKKYGKKLVTFSHFPMADYNDGVAQYIPDIAAPGKFDMYRFPDSAMAQLLADVGIILHLGGHMHMNDEQVSVSKKGNRLLNIQVPSTAGYVPGYKIIKLTKGTVEAETISLDTVKGFNSFFPRYRAEHDSLQRAGKQPLWDESILNSKNYRQFCEAHLRELTRLRYLPNDFKPVAKDRFASMNASELFAYANVKRVPKSADWTGFDMLVDFYKLRFGGKLALRDIDSDRLKQYKEICGKVVQKKSSTDFDKFMVSFCRIFLAQMEDGK, encoded by the coding sequence ATGAAAAGGTGTTTGTTTGTAGTTATGTTTGTGGTATGCCTCTGTCCCAATCTTTTGGGCAGAGGCTGCCCTCTATCTGGAGAGGCAATAAAAATTGCAGTATTATCGGATGTTCATTTGCAGGATACATCTTATGTTCGTTCCATGGATGCCCAACTACATTCCACTCGTCTGTATAATGAAAACTATTTTGCCTTTATCTCTGCGCTAGACGATATTGCAAAGAGAAATATACATTATGTTCTATTGCCAGGTGACCAGACTGACGATGGACAATTGATAAATGTGCGTAAGGTTCGTGAGATTCTCAATACTTATTCTACCCGGTACAATATGCACTTTTTTATGATGACCGGAAATCATGATCCGGCACGCCCTTTCTCTAATAACGACCAGGGAGAAATGAAAAAGCTGGGTTATAAGGAAATACATAACGAATGGGCTTCTTTTGGATTTTACCCGCAAAAAGAGTATTTGTTTTGGGCAACCCCGTTCAGCACATATACTTATGAAAACTATAGCTATGATGAGGCTGTTAAGCAGGCCGACTGGAGCAAGCGGACTTATGCTTTTGAAAATAAAAAACCGGTTGTTCAAGATGGTAGCTATCTGGTAGAACCGGTAAAAGGATTGTGGATATTGGCAATTGATGCTTCTGTATACTATCCGCAGACTACTGAAGGCGATAGCATTCTCACTTTTGAAGGAGCCAGATCTGTTTATAATGAAGGGTTTAAAGCCAAGCCTTATCTCTTGCCCTGGATAACTAAGGTGGCAGCTCAGGCTAAAAAGTATGGAAAAAAGCTGGTTACTTTCAGCCATTTCCCGATGGCCGATTATAATGATGGGGTAGCTCAGTATATTCCGGATATTGCCGCACCGGGTAAGTTCGATATGTATCGCTTCCCAGATTCTGCGATGGCCCAACTCCTGGCCGATGTCGGAATCATTCTTCATCTGGGTGGACACATGCACATGAATGATGAACAAGTTTCTGTTTCAAAGAAAGGAAATCGTCTTTTAAATATTCAGGTTCCTTCTACAGCTGGTTATGTGCCGGGATATAAAATTATTAAGTTGACTAAAGGAACTGTTGAGGCTGAGACTATTTCTTTAGATACTGTAAAAGGATTTAATAGCTTTTTCCCACGTTATAGGGCAGAGCATGATTCTTTGCAGCGAGCAGGCAAACAACCTTTATGGGACGAATCAATTTTAAACTCAAAGAATTACCGTCAATTCTGCGAAGCTCATTTAAGAGAGCTCACTCGCCTGCGTTATCTCCCTAACGATTTTAAACCGGTGGCTAAGGATCGTTTTGCTTCAATGAATGCTTCAGAATTATTTGCTTATGCGAATGTAAAAAGAGTTCCTAAATCTGCTGATTGGACAGGTTTTGATATGCTGGTAGATTTCTATAAACTTCGTTTTGGTGGTAAACTGGCTCTGAGGGATATAGATTCCGACAGACTGAAACAGTATAAGGAAATCTGTGGTAAGGTGGTTCAGAAAAAGTCTTCAACGGATTTCGATAAGTTTATGGTTAGTTTCTGCCGTATCTTTCTGGCACAAATGGAAGATGGAAAATGA